The following are from one region of the Carassius gibelio isolate Cgi1373 ecotype wild population from Czech Republic chromosome A13, carGib1.2-hapl.c, whole genome shotgun sequence genome:
- the LOC128025813 gene encoding putative nuclease HARBI1 has translation MAMAALALLEDIANGRIRRERVFRDHNDFLAQDDDWLISRFRFPRAVLLELCAELGPNLERETMRSHAIPVPLQVLTTLGFLATGSFQRELADRSGISQSSLSRAMPVVWDGIIRMSARYIRFPYDAFDQPNIKMQFAAIAGFPNVIGAIDCTHIAIKAPSEEEFAYVNRKHFHSINVQIICDAQMRLTNIVARWPGSTHDSYILTNSMVGMRLQAGRVRDGWLLGDRGYPLKTWLLTPLTNPQTARERRYNNAHSRTRSVVERAIGQLKCRWRCLDRTGGMLLYRPDKVCRIVLACGVLHNVAHRHGIPLGEVAAPPDDPDPGPIYVQPNQQAVHARQHVIATI, from the exons ATGGCAATGGCAGCGTTGGCCTTATTAGAGGACATTGCTAATGGCAGAATCAGAAGAGAACGAGTTTTTAGGGACCACAATGATTTTCTGGCCCAGGATGATGACTGGCTTATCAGCCGTTTCAGATTTCCAAGGGCTGTCCTCTTGGAGCTCTGTGCTGAGTTGGGTCCGAatctagagagagagacaatgaggAGCCACGCAATACCCGTTCCCTTGCAGGTGCTGACAACACTTGGTTTCCTGGCAACTGGTTCTTTCCAAAGGGAACTGGCAGACCGCTCAGGAATAAGCCAGTCGTCTTTGAGCCGGGCAATGCCAGTGGTATGGGACGGGATCATCCGCATGTCTGCCAGGTATATCAGGTTCCCATATGATGCATTTGACCagccaaacattaaaatgcaatttgcagCGATAGCCGGTTTTCCTAATGTTATCGGAGCGATCGACTGCACACACATTGCTATAAAGGCGCCATCTGAAGAAGAATTTGCATATGTGAATCGGAAACATTTCCATTCAATAAATGTGCAGATAATATGTGATGCACAAATGCGCCTAACAAATATTGTGGCAAGGTGGCCTGGGTCAACCCATGATTCATACATCCTTACAAACAGCATGGTTGGGATGAGGCTCCAAGCTggcagggtgcgtgatgggtggcTTCTTG GAGACCGCGGTTATCCACTAAAGACGTGGCTTTTAACCCCCCTCACCAACCCACAAACTGCCCGAGAGCGCAGATACAATAATGCCCATTCTCGCACTCGTTCAGTTGTAGAGCGGGCGATTGGGCAGCTGAAATGTCGGTGGCGCTGCCTTGACAGGACTGGGGGGATGTTGTTATACCGCCCTGACAAGGTGTGCCGCATTGTGCTGGCCTGTGGTGTGCTGCACAATGTCGCGCATAGGCATGGCATACCACTTGGTGAGGTGGCAGCACCGCCAGATGACCCCGACCCAGGACCAATTTATGTGCAGCCCAACCAACAAGCCGTTCATGCCCGCCAACATGTGATTGCGACAATATAA